A window of Calliopsis andreniformis isolate RMS-2024a chromosome 3, iyCalAndr_principal, whole genome shotgun sequence contains these coding sequences:
- the LOC143176963 gene encoding peroxidase isoform X2, with the protein MGVDVFTFLYENLRVERFKKSYLAGGLMAGSVATIAILWVSLQTMGFLGNSHSIGAYKLPVTLQNYLTSYTGILSGLPMSNYPYEVVVDTGHFQNRRFPHIDEAVLNNSITFARNLVARMSTLERNIVNAGVELKAHTPAGKQFLDSYPSEDAFERSLDAIVAMKASSYLLHQSCRRFGLEKDDCARYISTLPLQGTPLSSACSSSQSTICNPRAKYRSIDGSCNNIENPSWGSAMTAYTRILFPQYFDGIQEPRRIGQTKKPLPGARSVSVALSMPNDKSDISRTLTLMQWGQFIANDLSYTPMRKMVSSGKPITCCRSDGNPLSPRHIHPDCAAIIVSDQDPVYGEHYVRCMNYVRSLPVLRSECTFGPAEQMNQVSHFLDGSMIYGSTLKKSRELREFEGGRLKVRSFKAKGDENEQHYLLIDGLETSSMCMENCYNSGDHRVNTQPQLAVIHTIWHREHNRIADKLAKLNLHWSDETLFQEARRIVIAEIQHITYKEWLPILLGKTYARAVGLTIGSSYSRNYNSEDDPAVSNEVATAAIRFLTSLMQGKLRLTDNARQTNSTLLLAQYFFKPNVIETDEIFDGLLRGMATQTSQKMDTSIISDITSKLYAADRNSLGLDAISLDIQRGRDHGLPGYNNYRKYCGLVPANNFDDFLDYIPLEIIKKLREIYAHPDDVDLIIGGMAERPLDDGLLGPTFRCLMFEQFSRTRRTDRFFYDSAYQPYPFAPEQLAAIRNVTLARLFCDNGNHITHMQPNVFLRPQIGNELSSCTDFEAIPSVDLFAWAERAKAYR; encoded by the exons GTATCCTTTCAGGTTTGCCGATGTCAAACTACCCTTATGAGGTCGTCGTAGACACAGGTCATTTCCAAAATCGGCGTTTCCCTCACATTGACGAGGCAGTCTTGAACAACTCAATCACATTCGCGCGAAACTTGGTCGCTCGTATGAGCACCCTCGAAAGGAATATCGTGAATGCTGGCGTCGAATTGAAGGCTCACACGCCGGCTGGAAAGCAATTCCTTGATTCTTATCCTTCCGAGGATGCTTTTGAGAGAAGCCTTGATGCCATTGTGGCGATGAAAGCTTCGTCCTATCTTCTTCACCAGAGCTGCCGCAG ATTCGGCCTGGAGAAGGACGACTGTGCTCGTTATATATCAACTTTGCCTCTTCAGGGTACACCGTTGAGCTCGGCCTGTTCGTCATCACAAAGTACAATCTGCAACCCTAGAGCCAAGTATCGGAGCATCGATGGCAGTTGTAATAACATCGAAAATCCAAGCTGGGGTAGTGCGATGACCGCATACACGAGAATTCTCTTCCCCCAGTATTTCGACG GAATTCAAGAGCCGAGACGCATCGGGCAAACGAAAAAGCCGCTACCAGGTGCCAGGAGTGTAAGTGTGGCTTTGTCAATGCCTAATGATAAGTCAGATATCAGTAGAACGTTGACGCTAATGCAGTGGGGTCAATTCATTGCAAATGATCTCTCTTACACTCCAATGCGTAAAATGG TGTCATCTGGAAAGCCAATTACATGTTGTCGATCAGATGGAAACCCTCTATCTCCCCGACATATCCACCCGGATTGTGCTGCTATTATAGTATCTGATCAAGATCCTGTTTATGGTGAACATTATGTTCGTTGTATGAATTATGTGAGATCGTTGCCAGTTCTCAGATCTGAGTGTACTTTTGGACCAGCAGAACAA atGAATCAGGTGAGCCACTTTCTGGATGGTTCAATGATTTATGGATCAACTTTAAAGAAATCACGCGAGCTTCGTGAATTTGAAGGAGGTCGTTTAAAGGTTCGTTCATTTAAGGCTAAGGGTGATGAGAATGAACAACACTACTTACTTATTGACGGCTTGGAAACCTCGTCTATGTGTATGGAAAATTGTTACAATTCAG GCGATCATCGTGTAAACACACAACCTCAACTGGCTGTGATACACACTATTTGGCATCGCGAGCATAATCGCATCGCTGATAAACTTGCTAAATTGAATCTTCATTGGTCGGATGAAACACTATTTCAAGAAGCCAGGCGTATAGTAATTGCTGAAATTCAACATATTACTTATAAAGAATGGTTGCCTATATTACTGGGCAAAACGTACGCTCGAGCTGTTGGACTCACTATTGGAAGTAGTTATAGTCGTAATTACAATTCTGAGGATGATCCAGCAGTTAGCAATGAGgtcgcaacagcagccatacgtTTCTTGACTTCGTTGATGCaaggaaagttaag ATTGACAGATAATGCACGTCAGACAAATAGTACGCTTCTCTTAGCACAGTACTTCTTTAAACCGAACGTAATTGAAACGGATGAAATATTCGACGGATTGCTTCGTGGTATGGCCACACAAACCAGTCAGAAGATGGATACTAGCATAATTTCGGAT ATAACAAGCAAATTATATGCAGCAGATCGAAATAGTCTAGGCTTAGATGCTATCAGTTTAGATATCCAACGAGGCCGCGATCATGGTTTACCTGGTTACAATAACTATCGTAAATATTGTGGTCTTGTACCTGCAAATAACTTTGACGACTTCTTAGATTACATTCCCCTAGAG ATAATCAAAAAATTGCGTGAAATTTATGCTCATCCTGATGACGTTGATCTGATTATTGGCGGTATGGCCGAGAGACCACTAGACGATGGATTACTCGGACCCACTTTCcgttgtttgatgtttgagcaatTTTCAAGAACTCGTCGGACTGATAGATTTTTCTATGATTCTGCATATCAACCATATCCCTTCGCACCAG AGCAATTGGCAGCAATTCGTAATGTAACATTGGCAAGACTATTTTGTGATAATGGAAATCATATTACACACATGCAGCCAAATGttttcctcagaccacaaatagG GAATGAGCTAAGTTCCTGCACAGACTTTGAAGCCATCCCTAGTGTGGATTTATTTGCCTGGGCAGAAAGGGCCAAAGCTTATCGTTGA
- the LOC143176963 gene encoding peroxidase isoform X4 has translation MAGSVATIAILWVSLQTMGFLGNSHSIGAYKLPVTLQNYLTSYTGILSGLPMSNYPYEVVVDTGHFQNRRFPHIDEAVLNNSITFARNLVARMSTLERNIVNAGVELKAHTPAGKQFLDSYPSEDAFERSLDAIVAMKASSYLLHQSCRRFGLEKDDCARYISTLPLQGTPLSSACSSSQSTICNPRAKYRSIDGSCNNIENPSWGSAMTAYTRILFPQYFDGIQEPRRIGQTKKPLPGARSVSVALSMPNDKSDISRTLTLMQWGQFIANDLSYTPMRKMVSSGKPITCCRSDGNPLSPRHIHPDCAAIIVSDQDPVYGEHYVRCMNYVRSLPVLRSECTFGPAEQMNQVSHFLDGSMIYGSTLKKSRELREFEGGRLKVRSFKAKGDENEQHYLLIDGLETSSMCMENCYNSGDHRVNTQPQLAVIHTIWHREHNRIADKLAKLNLHWSDETLFQEARRIVIAEIQHITYKEWLPILLGKTYARAVGLTIGSSYSRNYNSEDDPAVSNEVATAAIRFLTSLMQGKLRLTDNARQTNSTLLLAQYFFKPNVIETDEIFDGLLRGMATQTSQKMDTSIISDITSKLYAADRNSLGLDAISLDIQRGRDHGLPGYNNYRKYCGLVPANNFDDFLDYIPLEIIKKLREIYAHPDDVDLIIGGMAERPLDDGLLGPTFRCLMFEQFSRTRRTDRFFYDSAYQPYPFAPEQLAAIRNVTLARLFCDNGNHITHMQPNVFLRPQIGNELSSCTDFEAIPSVDLFAWAERAKAYR, from the exons GTATCCTTTCAGGTTTGCCGATGTCAAACTACCCTTATGAGGTCGTCGTAGACACAGGTCATTTCCAAAATCGGCGTTTCCCTCACATTGACGAGGCAGTCTTGAACAACTCAATCACATTCGCGCGAAACTTGGTCGCTCGTATGAGCACCCTCGAAAGGAATATCGTGAATGCTGGCGTCGAATTGAAGGCTCACACGCCGGCTGGAAAGCAATTCCTTGATTCTTATCCTTCCGAGGATGCTTTTGAGAGAAGCCTTGATGCCATTGTGGCGATGAAAGCTTCGTCCTATCTTCTTCACCAGAGCTGCCGCAG ATTCGGCCTGGAGAAGGACGACTGTGCTCGTTATATATCAACTTTGCCTCTTCAGGGTACACCGTTGAGCTCGGCCTGTTCGTCATCACAAAGTACAATCTGCAACCCTAGAGCCAAGTATCGGAGCATCGATGGCAGTTGTAATAACATCGAAAATCCAAGCTGGGGTAGTGCGATGACCGCATACACGAGAATTCTCTTCCCCCAGTATTTCGACG GAATTCAAGAGCCGAGACGCATCGGGCAAACGAAAAAGCCGCTACCAGGTGCCAGGAGTGTAAGTGTGGCTTTGTCAATGCCTAATGATAAGTCAGATATCAGTAGAACGTTGACGCTAATGCAGTGGGGTCAATTCATTGCAAATGATCTCTCTTACACTCCAATGCGTAAAATGG TGTCATCTGGAAAGCCAATTACATGTTGTCGATCAGATGGAAACCCTCTATCTCCCCGACATATCCACCCGGATTGTGCTGCTATTATAGTATCTGATCAAGATCCTGTTTATGGTGAACATTATGTTCGTTGTATGAATTATGTGAGATCGTTGCCAGTTCTCAGATCTGAGTGTACTTTTGGACCAGCAGAACAA atGAATCAGGTGAGCCACTTTCTGGATGGTTCAATGATTTATGGATCAACTTTAAAGAAATCACGCGAGCTTCGTGAATTTGAAGGAGGTCGTTTAAAGGTTCGTTCATTTAAGGCTAAGGGTGATGAGAATGAACAACACTACTTACTTATTGACGGCTTGGAAACCTCGTCTATGTGTATGGAAAATTGTTACAATTCAG GCGATCATCGTGTAAACACACAACCTCAACTGGCTGTGATACACACTATTTGGCATCGCGAGCATAATCGCATCGCTGATAAACTTGCTAAATTGAATCTTCATTGGTCGGATGAAACACTATTTCAAGAAGCCAGGCGTATAGTAATTGCTGAAATTCAACATATTACTTATAAAGAATGGTTGCCTATATTACTGGGCAAAACGTACGCTCGAGCTGTTGGACTCACTATTGGAAGTAGTTATAGTCGTAATTACAATTCTGAGGATGATCCAGCAGTTAGCAATGAGgtcgcaacagcagccatacgtTTCTTGACTTCGTTGATGCaaggaaagttaag ATTGACAGATAATGCACGTCAGACAAATAGTACGCTTCTCTTAGCACAGTACTTCTTTAAACCGAACGTAATTGAAACGGATGAAATATTCGACGGATTGCTTCGTGGTATGGCCACACAAACCAGTCAGAAGATGGATACTAGCATAATTTCGGAT ATAACAAGCAAATTATATGCAGCAGATCGAAATAGTCTAGGCTTAGATGCTATCAGTTTAGATATCCAACGAGGCCGCGATCATGGTTTACCTGGTTACAATAACTATCGTAAATATTGTGGTCTTGTACCTGCAAATAACTTTGACGACTTCTTAGATTACATTCCCCTAGAG ATAATCAAAAAATTGCGTGAAATTTATGCTCATCCTGATGACGTTGATCTGATTATTGGCGGTATGGCCGAGAGACCACTAGACGATGGATTACTCGGACCCACTTTCcgttgtttgatgtttgagcaatTTTCAAGAACTCGTCGGACTGATAGATTTTTCTATGATTCTGCATATCAACCATATCCCTTCGCACCAG AGCAATTGGCAGCAATTCGTAATGTAACATTGGCAAGACTATTTTGTGATAATGGAAATCATATTACACACATGCAGCCAAATGttttcctcagaccacaaatagG GAATGAGCTAAGTTCCTGCACAGACTTTGAAGCCATCCCTAGTGTGGATTTATTTGCCTGGGCAGAAAGGGCCAAAGCTTATCGTTGA
- the LOC143176963 gene encoding peroxidase isoform X3 → MFLVAPVDNNRWAYTMHGLEKPMDHVSAGGLMAGSVATIAILWVSLQTMGFLGNSHSIGAYKLPVTLQNYLTSYTGLPMSNYPYEVVVDTGHFQNRRFPHIDEAVLNNSITFARNLVARMSTLERNIVNAGVELKAHTPAGKQFLDSYPSEDAFERSLDAIVAMKASSYLLHQSCRRFGLEKDDCARYISTLPLQGTPLSSACSSSQSTICNPRAKYRSIDGSCNNIENPSWGSAMTAYTRILFPQYFDGIQEPRRIGQTKKPLPGARSVSVALSMPNDKSDISRTLTLMQWGQFIANDLSYTPMRKMVSSGKPITCCRSDGNPLSPRHIHPDCAAIIVSDQDPVYGEHYVRCMNYVRSLPVLRSECTFGPAEQMNQVSHFLDGSMIYGSTLKKSRELREFEGGRLKVRSFKAKGDENEQHYLLIDGLETSSMCMENCYNSGDHRVNTQPQLAVIHTIWHREHNRIADKLAKLNLHWSDETLFQEARRIVIAEIQHITYKEWLPILLGKTYARAVGLTIGSSYSRNYNSEDDPAVSNEVATAAIRFLTSLMQGKLRLTDNARQTNSTLLLAQYFFKPNVIETDEIFDGLLRGMATQTSQKMDTSIISDITSKLYAADRNSLGLDAISLDIQRGRDHGLPGYNNYRKYCGLVPANNFDDFLDYIPLEIIKKLREIYAHPDDVDLIIGGMAERPLDDGLLGPTFRCLMFEQFSRTRRTDRFFYDSAYQPYPFAPEQLAAIRNVTLARLFCDNGNHITHMQPNVFLRPQIGNELSSCTDFEAIPSVDLFAWAERAKAYR, encoded by the exons GTTTGCCGATGTCAAACTACCCTTATGAGGTCGTCGTAGACACAGGTCATTTCCAAAATCGGCGTTTCCCTCACATTGACGAGGCAGTCTTGAACAACTCAATCACATTCGCGCGAAACTTGGTCGCTCGTATGAGCACCCTCGAAAGGAATATCGTGAATGCTGGCGTCGAATTGAAGGCTCACACGCCGGCTGGAAAGCAATTCCTTGATTCTTATCCTTCCGAGGATGCTTTTGAGAGAAGCCTTGATGCCATTGTGGCGATGAAAGCTTCGTCCTATCTTCTTCACCAGAGCTGCCGCAG ATTCGGCCTGGAGAAGGACGACTGTGCTCGTTATATATCAACTTTGCCTCTTCAGGGTACACCGTTGAGCTCGGCCTGTTCGTCATCACAAAGTACAATCTGCAACCCTAGAGCCAAGTATCGGAGCATCGATGGCAGTTGTAATAACATCGAAAATCCAAGCTGGGGTAGTGCGATGACCGCATACACGAGAATTCTCTTCCCCCAGTATTTCGACG GAATTCAAGAGCCGAGACGCATCGGGCAAACGAAAAAGCCGCTACCAGGTGCCAGGAGTGTAAGTGTGGCTTTGTCAATGCCTAATGATAAGTCAGATATCAGTAGAACGTTGACGCTAATGCAGTGGGGTCAATTCATTGCAAATGATCTCTCTTACACTCCAATGCGTAAAATGG TGTCATCTGGAAAGCCAATTACATGTTGTCGATCAGATGGAAACCCTCTATCTCCCCGACATATCCACCCGGATTGTGCTGCTATTATAGTATCTGATCAAGATCCTGTTTATGGTGAACATTATGTTCGTTGTATGAATTATGTGAGATCGTTGCCAGTTCTCAGATCTGAGTGTACTTTTGGACCAGCAGAACAA atGAATCAGGTGAGCCACTTTCTGGATGGTTCAATGATTTATGGATCAACTTTAAAGAAATCACGCGAGCTTCGTGAATTTGAAGGAGGTCGTTTAAAGGTTCGTTCATTTAAGGCTAAGGGTGATGAGAATGAACAACACTACTTACTTATTGACGGCTTGGAAACCTCGTCTATGTGTATGGAAAATTGTTACAATTCAG GCGATCATCGTGTAAACACACAACCTCAACTGGCTGTGATACACACTATTTGGCATCGCGAGCATAATCGCATCGCTGATAAACTTGCTAAATTGAATCTTCATTGGTCGGATGAAACACTATTTCAAGAAGCCAGGCGTATAGTAATTGCTGAAATTCAACATATTACTTATAAAGAATGGTTGCCTATATTACTGGGCAAAACGTACGCTCGAGCTGTTGGACTCACTATTGGAAGTAGTTATAGTCGTAATTACAATTCTGAGGATGATCCAGCAGTTAGCAATGAGgtcgcaacagcagccatacgtTTCTTGACTTCGTTGATGCaaggaaagttaag ATTGACAGATAATGCACGTCAGACAAATAGTACGCTTCTCTTAGCACAGTACTTCTTTAAACCGAACGTAATTGAAACGGATGAAATATTCGACGGATTGCTTCGTGGTATGGCCACACAAACCAGTCAGAAGATGGATACTAGCATAATTTCGGAT ATAACAAGCAAATTATATGCAGCAGATCGAAATAGTCTAGGCTTAGATGCTATCAGTTTAGATATCCAACGAGGCCGCGATCATGGTTTACCTGGTTACAATAACTATCGTAAATATTGTGGTCTTGTACCTGCAAATAACTTTGACGACTTCTTAGATTACATTCCCCTAGAG ATAATCAAAAAATTGCGTGAAATTTATGCTCATCCTGATGACGTTGATCTGATTATTGGCGGTATGGCCGAGAGACCACTAGACGATGGATTACTCGGACCCACTTTCcgttgtttgatgtttgagcaatTTTCAAGAACTCGTCGGACTGATAGATTTTTCTATGATTCTGCATATCAACCATATCCCTTCGCACCAG AGCAATTGGCAGCAATTCGTAATGTAACATTGGCAAGACTATTTTGTGATAATGGAAATCATATTACACACATGCAGCCAAATGttttcctcagaccacaaatagG GAATGAGCTAAGTTCCTGCACAGACTTTGAAGCCATCCCTAGTGTGGATTTATTTGCCTGGGCAGAAAGGGCCAAAGCTTATCGTTGA
- the LOC143176963 gene encoding peroxidase isoform X1: MFLVAPVDNNRWAYTMHGLEKPMDHVSAGGLMAGSVATIAILWVSLQTMGFLGNSHSIGAYKLPVTLQNYLTSYTGILSGLPMSNYPYEVVVDTGHFQNRRFPHIDEAVLNNSITFARNLVARMSTLERNIVNAGVELKAHTPAGKQFLDSYPSEDAFERSLDAIVAMKASSYLLHQSCRRFGLEKDDCARYISTLPLQGTPLSSACSSSQSTICNPRAKYRSIDGSCNNIENPSWGSAMTAYTRILFPQYFDGIQEPRRIGQTKKPLPGARSVSVALSMPNDKSDISRTLTLMQWGQFIANDLSYTPMRKMVSSGKPITCCRSDGNPLSPRHIHPDCAAIIVSDQDPVYGEHYVRCMNYVRSLPVLRSECTFGPAEQMNQVSHFLDGSMIYGSTLKKSRELREFEGGRLKVRSFKAKGDENEQHYLLIDGLETSSMCMENCYNSGDHRVNTQPQLAVIHTIWHREHNRIADKLAKLNLHWSDETLFQEARRIVIAEIQHITYKEWLPILLGKTYARAVGLTIGSSYSRNYNSEDDPAVSNEVATAAIRFLTSLMQGKLRLTDNARQTNSTLLLAQYFFKPNVIETDEIFDGLLRGMATQTSQKMDTSIISDITSKLYAADRNSLGLDAISLDIQRGRDHGLPGYNNYRKYCGLVPANNFDDFLDYIPLEIIKKLREIYAHPDDVDLIIGGMAERPLDDGLLGPTFRCLMFEQFSRTRRTDRFFYDSAYQPYPFAPEQLAAIRNVTLARLFCDNGNHITHMQPNVFLRPQIGNELSSCTDFEAIPSVDLFAWAERAKAYR, translated from the exons GTATCCTTTCAGGTTTGCCGATGTCAAACTACCCTTATGAGGTCGTCGTAGACACAGGTCATTTCCAAAATCGGCGTTTCCCTCACATTGACGAGGCAGTCTTGAACAACTCAATCACATTCGCGCGAAACTTGGTCGCTCGTATGAGCACCCTCGAAAGGAATATCGTGAATGCTGGCGTCGAATTGAAGGCTCACACGCCGGCTGGAAAGCAATTCCTTGATTCTTATCCTTCCGAGGATGCTTTTGAGAGAAGCCTTGATGCCATTGTGGCGATGAAAGCTTCGTCCTATCTTCTTCACCAGAGCTGCCGCAG ATTCGGCCTGGAGAAGGACGACTGTGCTCGTTATATATCAACTTTGCCTCTTCAGGGTACACCGTTGAGCTCGGCCTGTTCGTCATCACAAAGTACAATCTGCAACCCTAGAGCCAAGTATCGGAGCATCGATGGCAGTTGTAATAACATCGAAAATCCAAGCTGGGGTAGTGCGATGACCGCATACACGAGAATTCTCTTCCCCCAGTATTTCGACG GAATTCAAGAGCCGAGACGCATCGGGCAAACGAAAAAGCCGCTACCAGGTGCCAGGAGTGTAAGTGTGGCTTTGTCAATGCCTAATGATAAGTCAGATATCAGTAGAACGTTGACGCTAATGCAGTGGGGTCAATTCATTGCAAATGATCTCTCTTACACTCCAATGCGTAAAATGG TGTCATCTGGAAAGCCAATTACATGTTGTCGATCAGATGGAAACCCTCTATCTCCCCGACATATCCACCCGGATTGTGCTGCTATTATAGTATCTGATCAAGATCCTGTTTATGGTGAACATTATGTTCGTTGTATGAATTATGTGAGATCGTTGCCAGTTCTCAGATCTGAGTGTACTTTTGGACCAGCAGAACAA atGAATCAGGTGAGCCACTTTCTGGATGGTTCAATGATTTATGGATCAACTTTAAAGAAATCACGCGAGCTTCGTGAATTTGAAGGAGGTCGTTTAAAGGTTCGTTCATTTAAGGCTAAGGGTGATGAGAATGAACAACACTACTTACTTATTGACGGCTTGGAAACCTCGTCTATGTGTATGGAAAATTGTTACAATTCAG GCGATCATCGTGTAAACACACAACCTCAACTGGCTGTGATACACACTATTTGGCATCGCGAGCATAATCGCATCGCTGATAAACTTGCTAAATTGAATCTTCATTGGTCGGATGAAACACTATTTCAAGAAGCCAGGCGTATAGTAATTGCTGAAATTCAACATATTACTTATAAAGAATGGTTGCCTATATTACTGGGCAAAACGTACGCTCGAGCTGTTGGACTCACTATTGGAAGTAGTTATAGTCGTAATTACAATTCTGAGGATGATCCAGCAGTTAGCAATGAGgtcgcaacagcagccatacgtTTCTTGACTTCGTTGATGCaaggaaagttaag ATTGACAGATAATGCACGTCAGACAAATAGTACGCTTCTCTTAGCACAGTACTTCTTTAAACCGAACGTAATTGAAACGGATGAAATATTCGACGGATTGCTTCGTGGTATGGCCACACAAACCAGTCAGAAGATGGATACTAGCATAATTTCGGAT ATAACAAGCAAATTATATGCAGCAGATCGAAATAGTCTAGGCTTAGATGCTATCAGTTTAGATATCCAACGAGGCCGCGATCATGGTTTACCTGGTTACAATAACTATCGTAAATATTGTGGTCTTGTACCTGCAAATAACTTTGACGACTTCTTAGATTACATTCCCCTAGAG ATAATCAAAAAATTGCGTGAAATTTATGCTCATCCTGATGACGTTGATCTGATTATTGGCGGTATGGCCGAGAGACCACTAGACGATGGATTACTCGGACCCACTTTCcgttgtttgatgtttgagcaatTTTCAAGAACTCGTCGGACTGATAGATTTTTCTATGATTCTGCATATCAACCATATCCCTTCGCACCAG AGCAATTGGCAGCAATTCGTAATGTAACATTGGCAAGACTATTTTGTGATAATGGAAATCATATTACACACATGCAGCCAAATGttttcctcagaccacaaatagG GAATGAGCTAAGTTCCTGCACAGACTTTGAAGCCATCCCTAGTGTGGATTTATTTGCCTGGGCAGAAAGGGCCAAAGCTTATCGTTGA